The Rhizobium rosettiformans sequence CCACATCTCAACTTCAGAACCCGGATTACTCTCCCGGGACGTTCACTGGAAGCCTACCGCCTGATACGCCCCTTCATCGCAAACTTGCAGGAACAGGGATATGATTCATACCTCTTGGACACTGAGCTTTATGAGCGAAACCCATACCGCGACATCAGACTTGGATATGGGACGCTACAAATGCTGGAGCTGAGCGACTCAGTCAAAAAGGCCCGGAGCGAGGTCATGACCTTGATGCAAGAAATTGAACGTTTCCTGCCGAACGAGCAGAAGAGGTCGTAAGATGGCTAAAGGGACTTCCAGCATATCTGATTTTCCCGTTGCACCGCGACGGTCCCGGGGGAATGTACCCAATCCAATGTCGCAGCCGGCTATAGACAACGAAGCAGAAAACGCGGTCGCCAGCCATCAACCGGACCAGGTCGCTGTCGAAGAAGCTCCCGCTCAGGTACCAGCCGTTCAGGTGCCCCCAAGATCAAGTTTGATTTTGCCCTCACCGGAGACTCGCCGGGAGAGAGCGACGAACAAGTCGTTGGAGCGTGAGGCGTCCAGAATACGACTGCAGGAGCTCAAGCAGAACAAGGCGCGCGAGAGCAAGCACTTCGTCAATTGCCCTCTTGATTACGACACCAAGAAACGCTTGGAGCGCGCAGCCTCTGAAAACGACTTAAAAATGACGGTGATCGTCAAGGCCGCAATCGACCAGTTCCTGAAGGATAATGGTTATTTGTAGCGGCTTGCCAACATAAGCGCCTCTGCTCGCAAACATCGGCATTTTCTGCTCGAATTATCTGACAATGGAGCGGGCGTCGTGCTCACGCTCTTTGCCAATGTGCTCGCAAACATCCGGGTCTGCTTGCAAACATCCCCCACGTGCTCAGATTAATTGCCAGCGACGGCATGGTCAAACCGGGACGCCTGCCTGTCGTAGTTGCTCGGTCAGCTGACGGGAATATTCGGGATCAAGGGTGCCCGCCAGGAAGGCGCGGATATCCGACGGCCGAGCATTGAGGTGCGTGACCAGAGCCGTCGCATCGTAACCATTTCGGGTCAACGTCGGTTCGAGATCGTCGATGGCGCGGGACAGGACCTGCTCGACGATTTCGGCGGTAACCGGCTTGGCGCCGAGGCGAAAGCCCTGCTCGAATGCGAGGGTGAGATGCATCTCGATCTGAAGCGGCGTGCGCAAACGTTCGGCGATGAGGTCGATGGCTTCTTCCTCGAGGAGTTCGCCAACCTTTACGCCTTCGGCCGCACAGGCGCCAAGCAGCCAGGCAACATAGTCGCGGCGCGCGGAGCCGATCCCCTCGTAGTCAAAAATGGTCGTGCGGTAGCCAATCTCCTCCATTTGCGGCCGGCGCAGATCATTGCGCAACCGGGGATGCCCGACAAGAAGTACGGAAAGGAGCACGCCGGCGTCGGCGACCACCTCCATCAGTCGCTTCAGGCCGGTTAAGGTCTTGTGGTGCAGGTCATGGGCCTCGTCGACCACGAGGACGATCGGCCGTTTGCCTTTTTTCATGATGTCGCGCAGGTCGCGCTCCCGGCGCTCGGCCTGCTTGGGGATCTTGACCTGCGCACGATCGCCGGGAGACAAGTCGTAGAACAGGGCTTCAATGAGCGATGGCAGCGAAGTGCGCCGCTTGTCGACCGCCAGCGATTTGGCGAGTGCGACCTTGCCGGCTTTGGTGAGTTCGGCCTCGATGCGGCGCAAAAGGTGGGTTTTCCCCGAACCGACCAGGCCGGAGACCACGACAAGCCGACCGGTCTGGACGGCCGCACACACCTCGCGGATGATCGTGCGCTGATGCTCGGTCTCAAAGTTGCCGGCCCCTTGGAAAGGCCGGTCGAGGCCGTAACTGGATTGAACGTCAGCGAGCATCATTCTTCCTTTCTTCGCGCCTGGAAGCGTTCGCGGATACGGGCCGCGATCATCTTTTTGTCGAGTGTTTCTCCAAGCAGTTCATTGATGAAGGCGCGGTCACCGGCATTCATCGCGCCGATCGGCCGGCCGAGCTGGTCGGCGATGGCCCCACGGGCTGCGAGGCCATTTGGATAAGCGGTCTCTATTGCGGGTTCCGGAAACGGTGTCCGCCGTACACTCAGCCCAGCCGTGGTCGGGGGCAGCGAAGGCAATGGACGATCCCCGCCGGTGACCGCGGCGCGGGGGAGCCCAAGTTGGTCTGCCAGGCGCACCACCTTGTCGAGCCGCTCTTCGAGCTTGCTCTTCTGGTATTTGCGATAGCGAAAGAGGGGAACCGCCCCGCGCGAAGGTTGGAATGGACCGAAGCGCTTGCCCTCATGCTCGACGAACAGTTCCTGATCGAACAGGCCCCAGAGCAAGGTCACCGTTTCGCCGGCAAGTTCGGGCTCGACCTCATAGGATGCGCCTTCGACCGATACGGTCGCGTCTCCAGCAACCGTCCGTCGTTCCGGTTCGCGCGCAAAGGCGCAGAACCGCTCCCAGGAGCACATCGCCCGCACCCCGTCAGGAGGAAGATGCCGCAGCCAATCCTCGATGCGTGCATGAGACTCTGTGCGATGGTCGCCGTTATTGTAGGTGACCAAGGCGCGCCTGAGCCAAAGGTTGGCTTCCTCTTCGTCCTTCGGCTTGTGGAAATGATAGAGGGTCTCGTGCACTTCCTTGATCGTGCGAAACGGCCGCTCGACCTTGCCTTTCGCTCGCGCCGGCGTGCGCCGCTCGCTGTCCGACGGGGGCATATGCGTGAGAACCCGGACACCAAGGCTACCCATGACGGACTGGAAAACGCGCGAGCGGCTCACCGGCCCGTTATCCATATGGATGGTCGTTGGAATCCCCTGAAGCGGCAGTTCCGGTTCAGGCTTGGCGGCGAAGGCATTGTAGAGAAAGCGCAAGGCGGACTCCGCGTCCTCGCCGTAGACGGAGCGGTATTCCTGATAGCTCGCGCCGGAGCG is a genomic window containing:
- a CDS encoding ExeA family protein; translation: MLADVQSSYGLDRPFQGAGNFETEHQRTIIREVCAAVQTGRLVVVSGLVGSGKTHLLRRIEAELTKAGKVALAKSLAVDKRRTSLPSLIEALFYDLSPGDRAQVKIPKQAERRERDLRDIMKKGKRPIVLVVDEAHDLHHKTLTGLKRLMEVVADAGVLLSVLLVGHPRLRNDLRRPQMEEIGYRTTIFDYEGIGSARRDYVAWLLGACAAEGVKVGELLEEEAIDLIAERLRTPLQIEMHLTLAFEQGFRLGAKPVTAEIVEQVLSRAIDDLEPTLTRNGYDATALVTHLNARPSDIRAFLAGTLDPEYSRQLTEQLRQAGVPV
- a CDS encoding IS481 family transposase, whose amino-acid sequence is MAERRKRPPGEALVDLRRRLSLLSPRDPGRTEIVARAADAYGISIWTLYRALRELNRPKSVRRADHGTSRIAPQPEMETYAEIIAALKIRTANRKGRHISTARAIKLLEEDGVVTPDGLVRAPPGILKRATVDRLLRVSGLDYARVTRPVAAVRFQARRSNELWHFDMSPSDLKQVEAPLWVEEGRGRPTLMLFSVVDDRSGASYQEYRSVYGEDAESALRFLYNAFAAKPEPELPLQGIPTTIHMDNGPVSRSRVFQSVMGSLGVRVLTHMPPSDSERRTPARAKGKVERPFRTIKEVHETLYHFHKPKDEEEANLWLRRALVTYNNGDHRTESHARIEDWLRHLPPDGVRAMCSWERFCAFAREPERRTVAGDATVSVEGASYEVEPELAGETVTLLWGLFDQELFVEHEGKRFGPFQPSRGAVPLFRYRKYQKSKLEERLDKVVRLADQLGLPRAAVTGGDRPLPSLPPTTAGLSVRRTPFPEPAIETAYPNGLAARGAIADQLGRPIGAMNAGDRAFINELLGETLDKKMIAARIRERFQARRKEE